One genomic window of Candidatus Methanomethylicota archaeon includes the following:
- a CDS encoding pyruvate ferredoxin oxidoreductase, with translation MARTEILTGNYAVAYGAKLSRVQVISAYPITPQTSIVEKLDEFVESGELDARYVRVESEHSAMAACIGAAATGARAFTATSSHGLMYMSELVWWAGLGKFPLVMAVVCRALAPPWSIWSEHNDVLAHRDSGWIIFFAEDNQEVLDLIIQSYRICEDERVLQPVMVALDAFILSHTSTPVSIPEQSDVDGYLPPPGSRRKPFILDIENPLTHGNLTYPEYFMEFRYEIEKSMNSARRVIVEAGRRYGEITGRYYDSLVEDYRCSDADVVLVNVGSSSGDAKEAVDLLRDEGYRVGLLKLRAIRPFPFEDLRRICDGKRYIGVFDRNYSFGYGGILHCEVSSALSGIKVPVQGFVGGLGGRDVTVDNYVNIFKTLIDMADRGVEPKPPLWVGLREVV, from the coding sequence ATGGCGAGAACTGAGATTTTAACTGGGAATTATGCGGTGGCATATGGGGCTAAGCTCTCTAGAGTTCAAGTTATATCGGCATATCCCATAACTCCGCAGACTTCCATTGTTGAGAAGCTTGATGAATTTGTTGAGAGTGGAGAGTTGGATGCGAGGTATGTTAGGGTTGAGAGTGAGCATAGTGCTATGGCTGCTTGTATTGGTGCAGCGGCAACTGGGGCTAGAGCTTTCACCGCCACATCCTCCCATGGACTCATGTACATGTCTGAACTTGTTTGGTGGGCAGGGCTTGGTAAGTTTCCATTGGTTATGGCTGTTGTATGTAGGGCTCTTGCTCCACCTTGGAGTATATGGTCTGAGCATAATGATGTTTTAGCCCATAGGGATAGTGGTTGGATAATATTCTTCGCTGAGGATAATCAGGAGGTTCTCGATTTGATAATTCAATCTTACAGGATTTGTGAAGATGAGAGGGTTCTGCAACCAGTTATGGTTGCACTTGATGCATTCATCCTATCACATACATCCACACCGGTTTCCATACCTGAACAGAGTGATGTTGATGGATACCTGCCTCCACCTGGATCTAGGCGTAAACCATTCATACTTGATATAGAAAACCCATTGACGCATGGAAACTTAACTTACCCAGAATACTTCATGGAGTTTAGGTATGAGATTGAGAAGTCCATGAATTCTGCTAGGAGGGTTATTGTTGAAGCTGGTAGGAGGTATGGTGAAATTACTGGTAGATACTATGATAGTCTTGTTGAAGATTATAGGTGTAGTGATGCTGATGTTGTATTGGTTAATGTTGGGTCATCTAGTGGTGATGCTAAGGAAGCTGTGGATTTATTGAGGGATGAGGGGTATAGAGTTGGATTATTGAAGCTTAGAGCTATTAGGCCATTCCCATTTGAAGATTTAAGGAGGATTTGTGATGGTAAGCGTTACATTGGCGTTTTCGATAGGAATTATAGTTTCGGTTATGGTGGAATCTTGCACTGTGAAGTTTCATCAGCGCTATCTGGAATTAAAGTTCCAGTTCAAGGGTTTGTGGGGGGTTTGGGTGGTAGAGATGTAACTGTGGATAACTATGTAAATATC
- a CDS encoding 4Fe-4S binding protein: protein MLRQPSWLTILLGVFELSHILPISKPSEGASGLTGIWRTFKPVIDVGKCKKCLLCWLYCPEAAIKRVGDDLMSVEVDYRYCKGCGICANECPFKAIIMVREG, encoded by the coding sequence ATGCTGAGGCAGCCAAGTTGGCTTACAATTCTATTGGGGGTGTTTGAATTGTCGCATATTCTTCCAATATCCAAACCCTCTGAGGGAGCTTCAGGGCTTACTGGTATTTGGAGAACATTTAAGCCTGTAATTGATGTGGGTAAGTGTAAGAAGTGTTTGTTGTGTTGGCTTTATTGCCCTGAAGCGGCCATTAAACGTGTTGGTGATGATCTTATGAGCGTTGAGGTTGATTATAGGTATTGTAAGGGTTGTGGTATTTGCGCTAATGAATGTCCATTTAAAGCTATAATCATGGTTAGGGAGGGGTGA
- a CDS encoding 2-oxoacid:acceptor oxidoreductase family protein, with amino-acid sequence MEFRFHGRGGQGVVTASQLLVASAFKVGLWGQSIPMFGAERRGAPVEAYARISNTPIRRHSQVYRPDVVAVFDPKIMEVVDVLRGLKPNGIILLNSPEGKFEHGFEGFRVYCVDATGIAVKLGLYFAGFPAVNTAIVGALARVIGILPLEAVLETISSIWSGKVGELNAEAAKLAYNSIGGV; translated from the coding sequence TTGGAGTTCAGATTTCATGGTCGTGGAGGTCAGGGTGTCGTTACTGCTTCACAGCTCTTGGTTGCTTCAGCTTTTAAGGTGGGTTTGTGGGGTCAAAGTATACCGATGTTTGGTGCTGAGAGGCGTGGGGCTCCTGTTGAGGCTTATGCTAGGATATCCAATACACCTATTAGGAGGCATAGTCAGGTTTATCGTCCCGATGTTGTTGCTGTTTTTGATCCTAAAATAATGGAGGTTGTGGATGTTTTGAGGGGGTTGAAGCCCAATGGCATCATACTACTGAATTCCCCTGAGGGTAAATTTGAACATGGGTTTGAGGGGTTTAGGGTTTACTGTGTTGATGCCACTGGTATAGCTGTTAAGCTTGGATTGTATTTTGCAGGTTTCCCAGCTGTGAATACAGCTATTGTTGGCGCTTTGGCTAGGGTTATTGGAATCCTCCCCTTGGAAGCTGTTTTGGAGACTATTTCATCCATATGGTCTGGTAAGGTTGGGGAGTTGAATGCTGAGGCAGCCAAGTTGGCTTACAATTCTATTGGGGGTGTTTGA
- a CDS encoding aminotransferase class V-fold PLP-dependent enzyme codes for MRYLNVKEDFPALKRYKAYLNTAAQGLIPKQTSEALRRFLEKMEVDEWGDLGEEVEKPAKREIAKLIGCDDEEVSFSVQTTDGFRRILLSIKPREGGNIVGIDLEFPSISMAIKTLSQRNHSELRIVKHRDGRYYVTDFEKLIDDKTYAVIFSSVVWVDGFMLPIREISEIAHERGALVVVDGIQHVGAVNMNVKKLGIDAMAVGGEKWLLNNVIGSGFIYVDKEVVEELEPPAQTLMNFQEPPEGWSKWWTKIDKDPWKPLEKSKTASKLDWGGGKPYILIEALRSSVEYLNKIGIERIEKHNRALKRKIIEEAEKMGYKVLGYVEDEDKWSSITTISTGKGYVREMEAVRIMREEGMQVSYRGSSGIGGIRISPHIYNDEADIEVLFSKLKEKI; via the coding sequence ATGAGATACTTAAATGTTAAAGAAGATTTTCCAGCCCTAAAGAGGTATAAGGCATACCTAAACACAGCAGCTCAAGGGTTAATTCCAAAACAAACATCAGAAGCTTTAAGGAGATTCCTAGAAAAGATGGAGGTGGATGAATGGGGGGATTTAGGGGAAGAAGTTGAAAAGCCAGCTAAGAGGGAAATTGCAAAACTAATAGGATGCGATGATGAGGAAGTATCATTCAGCGTACAAACCACAGATGGATTTAGAAGAATACTACTATCAATAAAACCAAGGGAGGGGGGTAACATAGTGGGCATAGACTTAGAGTTCCCATCAATATCAATGGCAATAAAAACATTAAGCCAAAGAAATCACAGCGAATTAAGAATTGTAAAGCATAGGGATGGAAGATATTATGTAACCGACTTCGAGAAATTGATAGATGATAAGACATATGCAGTTATATTTAGCAGTGTAGTATGGGTTGATGGATTCATGCTACCAATAAGGGAGATAAGCGAGATAGCCCATGAAAGGGGGGCGCTGGTAGTTGTGGATGGAATACAACATGTGGGTGCAGTAAACATGAATGTGAAGAAGCTTGGAATAGATGCCATGGCTGTTGGTGGAGAGAAATGGTTACTAAACAATGTTATAGGATCAGGATTCATATACGTGGATAAAGAGGTTGTGGAGGAACTTGAACCCCCAGCTCAAACACTAATGAACTTCCAAGAGCCACCTGAAGGATGGAGCAAATGGTGGACCAAAATAGATAAAGACCCATGGAAACCTTTGGAGAAATCTAAAACAGCATCAAAACTTGATTGGGGTGGTGGAAAACCATACATTTTAATAGAGGCATTGAGATCCTCAGTGGAATACTTAAACAAGATTGGAATTGAGAGAATAGAGAAGCATAACAGAGCATTGAAGAGAAAGATAATTGAGGAAGCTGAGAAGATGGGGTATAAAGTTCTAGGTTACGTTGAAGATGAAGATAAATGGTCATCCATAACGACAATATCCACAGGGAAGGGATATGTAAGGGAGATGGAGGCAGTTAGAATTATGAGGGAAGAGGGAATGCAAGTATCATATAGAGGTTCATCGGGGATAGGTGGAATAAGAATTTCACCACACATATACAACGATGAAGCGGACATAGAAGTGTTGTTTTCTAAGCTCAAGGAAAAAATTTAA
- a CDS encoding saccharopine dehydrogenase NADP-binding domain-containing protein → MKAIIIGCGPMGQAAAIEMLRDKDLEEVSILDVDSSKLEAAKSKLKDERLKTTQMNVEKTEELMKIVSKYDCAIIALPHKLVVKVDETCIDAGVNTVDLAYEPEQLELNGKAEDRGVMLIPGCGVAPGLSNILARYGSYRMSKVDAIKIRVGGIPLNPKPPLDYGLFFSLESVINEYTRPARIIMDGRMMHVPALSGLEIIEVPELGTLECFYTDGLSTLPHTMGNVREMWEKTIRWPGHAEKMMTLRELGFFEKTGVKIGELEVKPVDLTIKMLKEKLKEEEDVIVLIVEVIGYMGDVYVEAKYKLIDYYDRELKVTAMGRTTGYTAALIAKMIMKGKVKGKGVIPPENLLTKEGIEELFKELWNRGIRIDEEVVYKKTSW, encoded by the coding sequence ATGAAGGCAATAATAATTGGATGCGGCCCAATGGGTCAAGCTGCAGCCATAGAAATGCTAAGAGACAAAGATTTAGAAGAAGTGAGCATATTAGATGTAGATTCATCGAAACTTGAAGCAGCAAAGAGTAAACTTAAAGATGAAAGATTAAAAACCACACAAATGAACGTTGAGAAAACCGAGGAGCTAATGAAGATAGTATCAAAATACGATTGCGCCATAATAGCTTTACCACACAAACTAGTGGTTAAAGTTGATGAAACATGCATAGATGCAGGGGTAAACACAGTGGACTTAGCATACGAACCAGAACAATTGGAATTAAATGGGAAGGCTGAAGATAGGGGGGTCATGCTAATCCCAGGATGCGGTGTAGCCCCAGGATTAAGCAACATACTAGCAAGATACGGTTCATATAGGATGAGTAAAGTTGATGCTATAAAGATAAGGGTTGGAGGGATACCATTAAACCCAAAACCCCCACTAGATTATGGATTATTCTTCTCCCTAGAAAGCGTGATAAATGAGTATACGAGGCCTGCAAGGATAATAATGGATGGAAGAATGATGCATGTACCGGCACTATCTGGACTTGAAATCATAGAAGTACCTGAACTGGGCACCCTAGAATGCTTCTACACAGACGGCTTATCAACACTACCACACACCATGGGAAATGTGAGGGAAATGTGGGAGAAGACAATAAGATGGCCTGGACATGCAGAAAAGATGATGACACTAAGAGAATTGGGATTCTTCGAAAAAACTGGAGTAAAAATAGGCGAACTCGAAGTAAAACCAGTAGACCTAACAATAAAAATGCTGAAAGAGAAATTGAAAGAAGAGGAGGATGTGATAGTACTAATAGTTGAAGTTATTGGTTATATGGGGGATGTATATGTGGAAGCAAAATACAAGCTAATAGACTACTATGATAGGGAATTGAAGGTTACAGCCATGGGCAGAACAACTGGATACACAGCTGCTTTAATAGCGAAAATGATCATGAAAGGCAAAGTGAAGGGGAAGGGGGTAATACCACCAGAAAACCTATTAACAAAGGAGGGTATAGAAGAACTATTCAAAGAACTATGGAATAGAGGAATTAGAATAGATGAAGAGGTAGTGTACAAGAAGACAAGCTGGTAG